In Brassica napus cultivar Da-Ae chromosome C2, Da-Ae, whole genome shotgun sequence, the sequence TTGCTCGCTCCATTATCCAAATACCAGACACTTGCATTGCCTTTGTCGATATCAAGATTCTTCGGAATCACCTTATCGTCGTTCAAAAACACCACCTCGTGTACATACAGTGCATCAGCCTCTTCTGTCTCATTTAGGTtggtttcttgattcttttaTGTCTTCTCGGGACAGACAGTTGCGTAGTGACCAGGCTTGTCacatctccaacatatcagctttGAACGATTCTTCTTCGAGTTGTTATCTTCGGTGTGTGACGCACGCTTTTGGTTGTGTGACCTACCTCGACCTCTGCCTCTACcgttccttcctcttcttctacCACGGGAATTCTCATAGCCCCTCTGACTATGCTCTTCATTGTTCGAAAAAATCAACTTCCCTTGGTCTTCTTTCTGAGTTTCTTCTCCTACACGCTCCTCGTACGCCTTAAGCCTTCCAACTATGTCTTCAAACCCCATCGAGTTGAGATCTAGGACTTGCTCAAGTGATGCTACGATTTGGATATACTTGTGTCTCGGAAGACCCTTCAAAAACTTCTTGACCATCTTGGAttcttctatgttttctccCAAAGAGGTTGCTTTGGATGATAGGCCTGATATCTTCCCCGCGAAGTCATCAATCGTATCTGAATCATCCATCTTCAACCTATCAAACTCCGTCATCAACTTCTGAAGTCTCGCCACCCTTACACGATCAGCTCCTAGGTGTCGCGACTTGATGGCGTTCCAGATCTCTTTTGATGCGGTTTGTTCTCCCACCTGGAGAATCAAAGTCTCTGAAACAGATTGAAACAAAAGAGCTATCGCAACATCGTTCTTCTTTTGATCATCTGAACCGGGTTCGATCGTGTCCCACACTTCATGAACACGAAGTAGaaccttcatcctcatcgacCAAACTGTGTAGTTTGTCGATGACAACATCGGACATTGGATGGATGTAGATCCAAAGTCCTTCGTGCGTGGAGCCCTAGTCACGTCTGCCATCTTGCTTACGCGATCTCTTGTTCACAAGCACCAGGATCTTAAGCTACAACTTAAGCTTAGATCGAGTCTCCAAcctgaggctctgataccaattcagatctcttagaaacacaaagagttataagaacaacttttcttattagctttagaaactactcaaaactaaagctctcaatatgtttctctcagatcatatggaacacctctccattagacctatatttatatgaaaaacaattccctttaacatgtgggatatggaaaacacaaaaataacctaaatagaaacttccttatcctatttctaggtttctttattgtgtttatcttaacatattaaacatctaataatatgttaagtttccacaagcttggaattatccaacaccGTAATCctcaaatttcattaaaaactcGAATATCCTTGGTCATATAATTAAAGCAATTCTACTAATCAAATCATCAGcacaacataaataaaatacaagCGTTGGAGCTAGGAAAATTAAAGATTGCTTCCCAAAGCTTTTACTTACCATTTGGGTTATTTATTACTACTGAATCAAACTAGTCTTCCACAATGGGTTTCCTCTCGAGCTCAATAAACTGTTTGTTGAGACGGGAGGTTTCAGTGGCGTTTTGTGTCTCGTTCTCTCCTCTGCATCGCAGTAACTGCATTTGAAGACTTCGTACCATGTCATTTAGCCTCTGGATATGCCTCTCTTGTGACAAGATGATCTTGTATCGATCAACAcaataagaagaaaaacaaaacaactgTTAGAATGTAAAAGTCTTTGCATCTTAGTGGAAAATAGGACAAGCTGTAAGGTATATATATTCAGGTTCAAAAGTAGGCTCGAAACACAGAGTTATTCATACATCCAAATGGAACCTAAGGTTGCAAGACAAATGTGGAATCTATGTTGTTTTTCTCCAATAATCTCATGCAATCAAAGAAAGCTCAAACCAATTTTTTATAATGCAGCATAAAGAATGCTGATCCAGTCACCAATGGCCTCGGGACATATtctcaaaaagaagaaaagtatAAAGAAATGAGGTAAGAGCTTGTTAAATGTAACACTAGTCCATAAGTTAAGAATCAATGAGTACCTTCTCTTTGACAGCTTCTTCCCTCTTTGCAAGTTGCTGGTGTTTCAGAGACAAGCTAGGAGCAGCATCAAGCTCAAGAAGCGGTTGCCTCCACTCAAACTGAGAGGTGACAATGAGTATGACTAGAAGAAAGACGATCATGGTCGGCCTCGacattttcttttattcttaATTTAGCTCCTACAAAACCTGTTCCAAGATACCTCCAATTAAACCACACAATCCAAGAACCATCACACTTAATCTAAAGGTCAAAACTTGAAGAGATAATGTGACTTTTAATTCACCTATCCAAAAGTAGAAACaatcttgataaaaaaaaaagattaaatcaatcaatgaaataaaatccaaatatatatgTTCAACACGGATCTACATAATCTGCAACGAAGAGGTAACGAGACGGTTACGATTAGCGCAGAACTTACAGATCGAGATTGAAGACTGAAACCAAACTTCATTATCGGACGACGCGGTGAAGTttgttgtgtttgtgttttCTCCAAAACGGATTCGAGAGGAAAGAAACGCGAAAGCAGATGTTTTTAACGGCGGCGGAGACAAATCTACTACCGGTGGATAGATAGAAGAGTACGGAACTAAACACGAAAGGGCTAATTTTACCAAATTAACCCCACCATTTTATCCATTTGTAACACACatttaaacatttttcttaATTACAGACCATTaacatttactttttttttttttttttcagatcttaaGTGTATATAATCTGATCCAACATTTAATTTAAAGAACGGTTTTTTCATTTGTACCTAAGATGATCAAGACTTATTCCTGGCTTCAccattcttgggttcaccccaataggattgtgttatttcatattcaatatcttttaaataaggaaacaaaatattatcaaattatattatctttttaaaattaaaaggtaaaaagaaataaataaaaaatagtagtaattacaaaaacaaatatttttaacgtcgttagcaaaacattaaaccctaaatcctaatccctaaaccctaaatcctaatccttaaacccttgggtaaaccctaaactttaggataaatcttaaactctaaatcaaaatcactaaacactaaaacactcaagggtttagggtttagaatttagggtttagagttttagggtttagtgtttttatttagagtttaggatttatccaagggtttagggtttacccaagggtttaaagtttacccaagggtttagggtttacccaagggtttagggtttaagatttagggtttagagattaggatttagggtttagtgttttgctgacgacgttaaaaagatttttttaattcttttttctgtagctgttatttttacttttttattttaaaaacataatataatttgataatattttgtttacctttttaaaagatatcgaatttaaaataataaaatcttattggctgatgaacctagaggttcaccctaaaggatgaacccaagaataactcgaTGATCAAACAAGAAGATTAACCAACTTTTTGTATTAGCACTAAGCTACCAACactttggtaaaaaaaaattagactgtaacatatattatttctaaaaggaatatattgaataaaaataataattatttatagtatAGAAAAAATAGACTGGTGAAAACTGAAATTATTAGTGGAACAAGAATTTTACTTATTCCATCCATTCAAAAGCATTTGTAATACAAAAGTTTTTACTGTGACCagtatatttttagaaaaaaactacaaaatgaTACATCATTTGGAACAAATCTATTCCATAAATTAACATTCCAGTTGCAGTCTCTGATTCCCTGTCATAGTAGTTTTATGTGGTTCTCTTCATATTCTGCTTTTTTGAGGTCATTACTTGAACTCTCTCGAGTCTGTTTCTTTGTACAATGCTTATTGGTGTATTCTCTCTTTGCTTTTTGTCTGAACCTCCAGCTCAGTTGATCAATAATACTTAGTGTGTTTCAAAACCAGATTTCGATTTAACATCAGTTcaataaaccgaaccaaaaagaGACAGATTTGAAGTTAAAACATTTAAATCCATAAACATAAACCgtctacacaaaaaaaaacttcagacagGATATATATGTTCTTTTCTCAACATCGAGAACAACAGATAACATTGGTTCTTACTACATTCCATAGCCTTACTCTAGACAAAAGAACATTACAATGAAAGCCACTAAACATATAATAACGTCCCATCGCACCCTGTTTACAGTTTTGATCGAGTATATCCCCACGAAGCAACTCGACAGTTGGTCCGTGCCACTGCTCCCTTTACCTTTCTTCTGCTGTGATGGACTTTCCTCTAACAGCGAAGCCATCTGTTTGTCTATCATGCTTGGTAAAGGAAGTACCCTTATAGCCTTTGATGCTGATTCAAGTGTAGGCACTTCGTTCGCTATGTTCCCCGTGGTGACTGCTTCATCCACATTGATTATTTCGTCCTTTAGGATATCCGCGAAGAAATCCTCCTCAGTATGCAcctaaacacacacacacacacacaaaacttCATCAACAACTACATTGATTAATCAAGAACCATCCATCATGCGCTATGTGAAAAGTTAGTTAGCTTGCAACAACTATATTGACATAGAAAGTGGGCATAAGCAAAAAGAAACATGGGGTACCGATCCTATCAAAGTCTAATGAAACATTCGTCTTAGCCCCTAATTTTAAGAGCTAATCTGCATAGTCTTATGCCCACGGATTAcctttttaataaagatttacgcTAATTATGGCCCCTAAATTAGGTCCTGCCTTGAGGAGAGGGGACAAACCTGTAGATTTTCTGATGTTTCTGCTATCTCATTGAGAAGCTCCTCCCCTGACTCCCCGGCAAGGTAAAAATCAACCATGCTAGCCCAATCATGTGCGCTACTAGAACTAGCACCACCACCATTTTGCATGATCATGTGCTTCTCTGCTGGTAAATCTGGCTCTGGTGCCTTCTGACTTGTACTAGTATGAAACTCTTTGTTCCTTCTAAGCCGGCAAACAACCAAAGCATCATCCTAGAACTCACAAAAACAATCAATCAACTCAAGCCAAGACCAGATACATCTCAAGTAACCAAAGTTACCTCTTATGTTAAAACAATGTATGGTCTCAGAAGAGTTTACCGTAGAAACTCCTTCCATGCAGTACTCGTGCATAAGCCATTCGGTTCTTTCGCCTTTTGGTGCACGGCCGATATGGAAGACAAGCGTCCTCTTGGTTCCAATGACTTGAGAAGAAGACTTCACGTCACGTTCTTTCCCAGTGGCTTTCCAGTATCCCATCTTGGTTGCTCTCCTGTTCTGTGACCCATGTGGATACTTTTTGCCTCGGGCACAGAAGAAGAACCATTCCGTATCAGATTTAACTATCGACTTATCtgcaaattaataaaaaaaattcaagaaaacaAGAACATTAACTCTCTTATCACACACTCCACGATAACACACGTTGTTCTTGTTTGAGCAAAAGGGGTATCGATTAGAATAGAAAACAAAGATAACACAGGACAATGCTTAGAGATTGAAGTAGAAGAAAATTAcgaataaatataacaaaagcatgtcatatatatatataacacaaacCGGGCAAATCCCAAGGCTCGAAGTTGTAAATATCAGTTTCCGGTATAACCTCAACGGACCGCTCCAAACCATCCATCTTCCGCTTCAGGTAATACGAGATCAGCTCCACGTCCGTCGGCGAGAACTTGAACCCCGGAAACACCGTGGCCGCTTCCACTGACGCCGCCGTATCCTTAAAACCTCCCATCGCCTCCGCCTCCATGAAGAAATGTTTTCTAGTCTCTAGAGAGTTCGAATGTAAAAACGAATTTCTGAACTTGTCAGTGCTTACTTAAGCTTTGAGTTCTCAAAAAGACAGACATGTGTGTTTGGCCTAAGTGTTGCGTAGGTATTGCATGATGCATGTCTGATTGCCACGTCACCAAACCTAGTTAAAAATAAGGCTTTATTTCAGTTAGCCCCTTGGTGTTTTCGCCTAGTTTCAATTTAAGACTTTTAATTTAGTTTACAACTACAAAGCCCTTTCTTGGCTAGTGCTCACATCACATTGCATCAATGTTTCATTCTTCTCAACAAAGTATATTTGATTATAAAAACTATAGATTATAAGACCCCTACACAtcacatctttatatataaaagaagcaTTGTATCTCTCCTGGGCATGCTAGCTCGGATGCCACGTTGGAAATAGGAGCTCCCTCGCGCTGCCACGTCGGATCTGCACCGTTTCACTAAAGTTTCTGTCTGAACGGGCTTCACGCGCTAACCAGAGGATTCTTCTTCGCGGGGCCCATCTGCACAGATCTTCTACGGAAAACCCTAATCAGATGCTCCCTTCCTGATCTTCGTTCGTCTTCTATCGGCACAGCGATCGTCCAGAATC encodes:
- the LOC106427314 gene encoding uncharacterized protein LOC106427314, with translation MSRPTMIVFLLVILIVTSQFEWRQPLLELDAAPSLSLKHQQLAKREEAVKEKIILSQERHIQRLNDMVRSLQMQLLRCRGENETQNATETSRLNKQFIELERKPIVED
- the LOC106427323 gene encoding NAC domain-containing protein 89 produces the protein MEAEAMGGFKDTAASVEAATVFPGFKFSPTDVELISYYLKRKMDGLERSVEVIPETDIYNFEPWDLPDKSIVKSDTEWFFFCARGKKYPHGSQNRRATKMGYWKATGKERDVKSSSQVIGTKRTLVFHIGRAPKGERTEWLMHEYCMEGVSTDDALVVCRLRRNKEFHTSTSQKAPEPDLPAEKHMIMQNGGGASSSSAHDWASMVDFYLAGESGEELLNEIAETSENLQVHTEEDFFADILKDEIINVDEAVTTGNIANEVPTLESASKAIRVLPLPSMIDKQMASLLEESPSQQKKGKGSSGTDQLSSCFVGIYSIKTVNRVRWDVIICLVAFIVMFFCLE